In ANME-2 cluster archaeon, the genomic stretch TGCCGCTGGCTATAAAAAAAATGGTGAGTGACCCTAACATCGATGCAGTGGTCACTATCGGTTGTGTCATCGAGGGACAGACCAAACACGATGAGGTCGTCGTGCAGCATGCTGCACGTAAAATAACCGACCTGTCACTGGAATACGATAAACCGGTAACACTGGGTATTTCAGGCCCCGGCATGAGCAGGCTCGATGCCCACAAGCGGGTCGACTATGCCAAACGGGCCGTGGAAGCTGCTGTCAAGATGGTGCAAAGGTTAAAATAATATTCAAATCCAGAGGGGAGCCAATGGTATCAACACGCCTGCAAAGTATTGAGGAATCGGCAACCCTCAGGATGACGAATCTCGCCAATGAACTTAAGCGCGAGGGACATGATGTCATCAGTTTCAGTCTGGGAGAACCTGATTTTGACACCCCGAAGAACATTACCGACGCAGCAGTGGAATCGCTGCGAAGGGGTGATACGCATTATTCCCCATCTTCCGGCATACCTGAACTGCGTCTTGCCATTGCCGAGAAACTGAACGAAGAGAACAACCTGAATATTGAGCCGGCCCACATTATCGTGACGCCTGGCGCCAAGCAGGCTGTGTTCGAGGCTATTCTTGCAGTGCTAAACGAGGGCGACGAGGCCATACTGTTCGACCCGGCATGGGTATCCT encodes the following:
- the ribH gene encoding 6,7-dimethyl-8-ribityllumazine synthase produces the protein MSTIKLGFVVAEFNRDLTYQMEMLGREHAAFLGATVEKTIMVPGVYDMPLAIKKMVSDPNIDAVVTIGCVIEGQTKHDEVVVQHAARKITDLSLEYDKPVTLGISGPGMSRLDAHKRVDYAKRAVEAAVKMVQRLK